The genomic interval ACTCACTTTATACTACCAAAATCGAAGTCGTTCATTTATTTATTAACTCCTTTCGTTCTTCCGTTCGTTTGTCCATCGTTTTTCGACGACGTCCGTCTATCGCCCGCATTTGCTCATCATCCGGACGACTGTTCGCTCGTTTCTTCATCCTACACTGCTCATGCATGGTATTGCACTCTCTTATTATACTTTACCACGCCATTGTGGTTGAGCATGCATCATCAGTTATgcgtcatcgtcatcgctTACTTCTCATCGCTTCCCATCGTCTACATCTGCACAGCACGCATTTCactgtcttcttcataaCTATATTTGCGTTGTTGTCATCATTTTTACCAACAAGGTGCGGTCCGAGAACTCGGTTCATGGTGTGCTGTCTGCTCCACGATTGTTAGAACACTGGCGCGTACagagagatgatgagtcATGAGTCATGAGTTGTCTTGTTGTGGTTTCGATCTGTCCAGCGTGAGGATTTCACTCCTTCGCCTAAATTCAGGCAAGGAGAGTAAAATTGAAATAAGACGTGTGATACCCAAAAGTCAAGGCGAGTGGCTGCAAAAGCCGGATGTGCCAACTTATAACTACTACCTTCCAGTTGCTCAACTCTAATCCTTGGGACAACATTAGTTCTTAATCCTTATAAAAATATTCCAGGCCGAGTTTGAATGCAATTTCTAGCCCTAGGAGGGCTCAAGTGATAGCCTCCCTAATTCTTTTTCAGGTAATGGACAACCCGAGTATCCATTGTTATTTCAGCCGCGTCAACTTAGCATGGTATGGGGGACAGTAGCTGTCTGTTCGTAACTCCTCTAATTGACAATTTCCCAATAATTATATGGCGGCAACAATGCGATAAAAGACGTAACTGCCGATTGGCAGAAAGAAGTTTTATCATGAATGAACTTGAGCAATTCAAGGAAGTGATCCGGCCTCCATGTCTGAAACAGAAAAGCTGTCAACTAATATATCATCAGGGTATATTACAGGTGTCAGGTGTAGAATGGCGTCCACATCGTCCGTGAAATGCAATGGCGAAATAGTAACGGTTACTTTATTAACCCAAAATCCCCTTAGATCACAAACAGAGCCAACATTGTGGCAACCATCACGCCGGTGGTACCTGCAATCATTCGTTCACCACTAGAAGTGGAAACACTAGAAGCAGCCAGTCCAGATGCAGCAGTAGTGGCGGTctctgaagaagctgaggtGATTAGAGAGACAGTGGAAGCAACATTCGAAGATGCGTCACTCTCAGAAGATGTAGATGACGGGGCGGAAGAActagaagaggaagaggatgtggatgtgggAGACGATACTGAGGCTGACGCAGATGTAGAAGTGCTAGCTGCAGCGACAGCAGAGCTTTCttcggaagatgatgaagaagtctGACTTTCTGACGTAGCAGAGCTGGAAAAACAAGCATTAGCCTTGATCAATGTCATATAAGTACCGGGCCTACTTGGTAGATGTAGTTTCATCAACAACGGAGGAGGAAACGCTGCTTGTCTCGCCAACGGATCTATGAGAAACATGTTAATGATGTATGAAGACGAAAGGCATCTGAACTTCAAATTGACTCACGTAGACGCAGACTTGGTAGTAGGAGTTTCACTGCTAGACACTTGGGACGTTTGCGCAGCTATCGGAGCAGACTCAGTGCCAGAGACCGACAAACTCTCGGAAGCAGCGGCCGAGTTGGCACTAGTGAAAGTGGTCTCACTGGCTGACGAAATTGATTCATAGGATGATGACGTTGAGGATGGTGTGGAGCCAGCagtggcggaagaggagccgGTCGTTGACGACCCGTCATCACGCATAGAAACATCCGCACCATTGGCAGCACATACTTCCTCGCCATAGTAGATTGCGTTGTTGACATTTTCAGTCTGCATTAAGCGAATTGTTAGCGTTGGATCAGGATTGATGGGCAAAAATGCACACGTACGCTGCAGCTTGAAGACAGGCACGAACGAAGGTAACCAACGATCATGGGATCCGTACAATAACATGCAACGTCACCTGAGGAACAAATAGACTACCTGGGTATGAGTATATAATCCAACTTCATAGTCGAAATTGGTAGACAGCTCACTTCAATTGTGTCCACATCGGCGAAACAATCTTCTGCGCATTGGGGAGCTGTAGCATTCTGACGAACCACAAGTGGAGTGGCTGTGGCCTGGAGGTGATATGGTAAATACGGGTAATGAAAAGGCTCTTAAAGATACATACTACAGCGAGCAGCGAAGCAGCCGAGACGAGGGTTGTAACTCTCATACTTTATTCTGGTGTTAGAGCAAAAATAAAGCTGGATATTTTAGGTGGGGCAGGCTGATGGCAGCTGGtggcaagaagatggtggaggtgtCTAGAGAGGATGTGTTGTGCACGGACGTGGTGGACGGTGGATGAAATGTAAGATAAAGgtagaaagaagaaaagagaagatgaaagcaATACTTACACTTACATGCACTAGAGTGAACACACTACATTTGGAGCCTCAGTCAACAGCCCAATACGAGGCTAGAGGACAACGAGAACGGGACACTTACCCTGTTCCTTTCGGGGGCCCTGCACTTGCGAGGTCAAAACCTGAAACATAGCGTTTTAAGGGTCCTTTGCGCGGTGAAGATTATAGCCAAGACCGCTCCGATGGCCCAATTTTAACCATTTGAGCcgcgccatcatcatccgtcATCCCCTGCTACGTACTTACCGTATGTTTCCATACAACAAACAAAAGACAGAAAGCAGGCACCGTGTTTTTATGTCCAATCAAATGGCATTAAATGCTCTTTTTGCTGTTTGGTTTAGAGATGATGGACGTTATGATGCATATTTCTGGGCGCTGAGGTATCTGTAAAAGTGCAGGAGCCGTCGTATTATGCGAATAAGAAGACAGAAGTTATACCTGTTGATCTTCATGTAGAATTCTCAAAACTAGCTTTAATAATATCCATGGGCTTCGGTGGCATAGCCGTTTCGTTGGTgcagtggtggtggcatgCCCTCTTAAGGATGGATCATGTAATCCGACTTGTATCAAATAATAAGGGTACACCTTTCCACGTACAGACTGTAATTGCATTTGCTTGTGGAGTAATGTCAACGTTGCAACCTGATCGTTAGACGGTAGTTTGGTATGGTCCAAAGTTTCACGATTATATACAGGAATGGCCGCATCCAGATGTCGGGTTGATTTGCCCTTTCCATTACACCCTAATGAAAAGCTAGGAGATCCTGATCACTCAAGAGACATATATTCATCATTTTGACCTAATCTTCAGGTTTATTAATCCGACACTCCGCCATCTTCCTACCACATCCTTCACAATCTGACGCTTCATTCGCGCGCAAGAATTTGATGACGGGTAATTGTCCAACACCCGCCAGCATCTGTTCGACATGTTGCTGTACCATTTCCCTGATCCTGTCCATAGCCTTTTGCAGAATTTGGTCTTCGGTGTCTTGTCCGTAGATATCTGGATTCCGATATACCAGCGTATCCACCGACAGGAACTGCTCTAGACCGTAGAACTCGAAGATGGTCCGTTGTATTGATTTTCCGCCACCTTTTCTATTGTTGATGCGACAATGTTTGAATGATCGGCTAAGACAATCGGCAAGGGTGCTTAtgacctcttcttcagaaaAACCACCCGGAAGAACCGCAGCAACCTCGTCATCCCCATCAAAGTCGCTCATACGACTGGGCAGGCCAACGCCATCATCATAAATCCCTCCAAAGTCATCATCTGCGTCAAGCTCGTCGTCCCAGTCATACTCGTCATAATAATCGTCTTCCAGGTCCTCTGGATCAAAAGCACCAAGATAGAGTTCGTTTGACTGATTGTGGAGAGCAGTATTGGACGGAGTGTTTTGCGCCCGCTGCGATGTGAGACCAGATGATGCACCCGAGATTCCGTCAATGTCTTCCCAtcccccatcatcatcgcttcTGATATCGACAGCTGCTTCCATCGCCTGACCGTTCCCTTCAGTAGGATCCGCTATAGTCAAGGCTCCTAGGTCAAGGTTACCTTCCTCCGCGATTTTTGATTTGAAGAAACAAATCCTATTGGTGGTTCCCCAAATGACGGTGAGCTTCCAGTCTAGGTCGGCATGGATGATCACATTTTCGGGTAAATATAGATCTTGCAATTTGACCTTTTGGGATGGTATGAGAATATCGGCATTCTGAACGCATACCGACCTTGGCTGGAAGTAACGGATGAAAAGCTGTATGAATTGGGCAAATGGAGGTACCGTCTGAGGGTACACAGGGAGCTCTGGAGGGTCCAGGATGGATAGTGTTTCGAACTTTGGCGATACATGAGTGGTTTCCGTGAAGAGTAGATGGCTGAGCATTTGGTTGGCATAACCTAAAGAAGCAAAGGTGGCTTCAGAACCTGTGGATTCAGGAGAAACGACAGAGTCATAGCCACTAATAAAAGGGCGAAAAAATGTGACTttctgaagatgacgaagtAGAGGAATTTTCTTGTGGCCCCATTTGAGATACTCATAGTCCATTTGTTGACTCGTGATAAAGGACGAGGGAAAAACAGAAGTAGGTCTGTCCAacccaagaagaaagctgCCTGGGTCAGAGACAGTAGCTTGAGAGTACAAATGGGGTGCGGCAGCGAGGAACAGTGTCTGGAAAAACTTGTTAATCTGGTATTCGATTGCGCAACTTAAAACTGCTACTTACCGAGCTAACGCGCAGGGCGTTGACAAGAGTTGGTTGGGGAACATGGGCCCCTGGTGTAGGTGGTACTTCTATGCAATATGAAAGGATGTGGGACCATATGTCGACGGGAAGAGCAGCTGTCATGGTGAGtgaacgagaagaaggaggaataATGAGTGATACGTTGCAACTTACGTTGAGACAGCGGCTGATGAGCGGAAATCAGAAAATGTAAATCGATGGTATCGGCGATGGTATTCACATGGCGGAAGTCGCCGACTTTGgttctcctcatcattcAGAAAGAATGAATCTGAAGTTGGACGGTGTAATAATGAGGGCAAGTTCGTCAGGCACTCGCATGTTGTCTTTTTGCTTTCTTTCATCCCCCAAATTGCCCTCCATGCTATTCCACAGCGACAAACGCCCCCGCAGCGCCCTCACAGCAATATTCACAGAGTCAGGACACGCAGACATCCTCCTCGGCATATTTAACAACCTCGCCATACAACATATCCCCGCTCTTCTACGCGTTAGtgctctttctcctctcagCCCAGTCTACAAGCTGACACTACACAGGTTAACAAATACGTAAACTCAGTAtttacttcttcttcccagctCCAGCTTCGTTATCGAAAGTCCTATCATTCCGTTTCCCCTCATACCCAATCGTCGGCCCCCAGCCGACTCACAAACTCTGCCGAAGAGCTCGGTCTTCTTATTGAACAAGAAAAGCGCCTATCCAATCTCTGCCCGTCAGAGATCAGGTGCTTACACTTTCCCAATGCTGAAATAGCTCAAGTTCAACTTAACCACATCCTCGTAACAGAGCGCATTAATAGGGAGATCGTATTTCCAAATGCCCCCGATTCGAACTATCTCTGGGATGGATGGTCTGTTTGGAGGATCAGAAACGCCTACGAATTTGATGGAGAGTCAAgaggtgggaagaaggcgcaAGGTGtatggaaatggaaaatgAACTTCGGTGCGCCAATCGACAGTGCTACCATGTGTGTAGAAGACAATGTCGTGGCTGTCGCCTACGCTGTGTAGGtaccttctcttttcttttctctccacGACACTCAGATTACCATAGCAACCACCCACCATGTGACGAAATTTCCTACAACTCTACACTCAAGGTAGCCCATCGAATCTACTTTTACAGTCTCATTCCGCCGGTCGGCACACCTCAACAATCTGATGGTATCTTTCAACCACCGATTCCCCACCCAGAGGCCAAGCTGCCATATGTTGAAGTTCTTGTCCCAGCAAAGCACCATATGCACCATATTGAGCTTCAACTGGGCCCAGGTGGTAAAGTTGGTTTACTTCTGGTTTCTGCAGACACGACAAGGCAAAATTTTGTAGGCCTTTGGGACTGGAAAGCGGGTGTGTCTATTGGTGTAAGTCTGTACCGTTTTCCTTCGAGACAAAAACTGACATGTGGTAGAAACTTTCTCCTACGCCCGACGTCCCTGTGTGCGAAGATTTCCGCTTCTTGGGCCCCTTTATTCTTTCTTCTGTTATGAGGGACCTTGTCAAGAAGCCTGAAGACGAGCTGATGGTGCTTCATAACAGGGAATTGGATTCCTGTGCATCCGGAGGTCGCCCAAGTTGTCTTTCGGCTTCCACCCCGCAGAGGCCCAAGCCTGCCAGTGTCTACGATGATATTGATTATGATTCTGAGGAGGACACCTTTCAGGGCGTTTCAGAGGCTGTTCCCCCGCCCTTGGAGACGGTGTACAGCATCGACACACACGCTCCCTTACCCACAGAACGAGGTACTCGGCCGTTCAAGCGCAGCTATATAACACATTTCGGCCCAGGCTCCGAAATTGATGAAGCATATACCTGGGACTGGGACGAAATTCCGTTTTGCATGCCTCTCGCTTCCCTTCAACTTCCTACTTTGAATACAACCCCTTTGGGTGTTTACGAAACCCCTCTAGATTCTATCATGGATTCTTTACATGTCGATACTGACTTCCATCCAGTTCGCCTCGCCTTTGACAGCTTCTCGGTTGATCCTGCGCTCTTGCAGGGCGAGCGATTGGGTGTTATACCCTTTACCTTGTCTGGTGATACCAGTGATGGTCTTGGTGCGCCAAATGTTGTCAGATGTAAGGGCATAATCGACATTACGACCCTTCTTGGAAAGACTATCGAAGCGATGCAATGGCACATGGCGAAAACAAAGGGTATAGATATCAAACTGTTAGCTCTCGGTGCGAAGCTCAACAAAAAGACATGGAGAGATCAGTTAATAGAGGCATTTGAGCTGTTCCTTCGTTCTGGGCAGGATGATGGGTGGGAAactgaggaagatgagccGAGCCGGTACAAGTCCAAAAAGAGCAGATCAAAGAGAATCAGCAAAAGAGCTACAATTATATCTCCGAAACAAACCAAATCCACTTACAAGTGGGAAAATCCACATGTTGTTCCCTGGAAATCTTGGGATTCCGGGGTCAGCATACGTTTCAACCATCGCAATATCGTAACGGCTTGGGGTACACGAGCGGTCATGGTTGAGCCTGTGCCAGATGCAAAGCCCttggtgaggaagaaggatgggcagCTCATGAGGCAATACTGGATGACCTTGCGGGATTACTCTCGACACACTTTCCATGATCATCCTGGACGTCCACGTCAAGTCTTGGGAGgtcttcaacatccataTTTATCTCTCGACAAAGCTTCATTATCCActgcctcttcatccacatcaccttctccccctGAAAGCGGTGCCAAACGTGAGAAACCGCGCGTCATCAAATGTCCGCTAGTGAACCCTGTCCCTGTCGCCCAGATGGACAACAATTTGATTGAACACAGTACCTCGGAGATTCAGGATAAAAGACTTTGGACGAAGCGCATATTTTATGATGAGCTCTTGCAGTCGAAATTGATGTATAAGGAAGTCAGAGCAAAGATCTTGTTGGATCAAAAGAGGCCATATCGCTCGTCTGCTTTCGATGGCAAGATGGTCGTTATCGGTGTGGTAAGTTTCTTCCTTCTATTTTGCTAGTTGAAGATTGAGGCTGattgatggggaaggaatCCGGCGCTCATATATTTACATTCTGAGGAGAGTTCGGAAGGGCAAGCCATTTGTCAGAGTCTGATGTGCATGATGGCGGCTTGAGTGTGTTGCTTGCAATGCAATTAAGAAAAGAATAATGGAGTTTTTACATCTTTCCATGCATGGCTGTAGTATCTATAAACATGCTCTTGAAGCCTCGAATCACGGATGCCGGCAGTTCCATTCTGAATCAACATCACATTTAAAACCGATACTATACATAAACACCAATCATCACCCACCGTCAGAACGTTGATTGATATCTGTTGCCAAAGCAATATTGTTCTAGGTTTGATTTGGCAGTGGATAGCTACATATACCAAGATTTTCCTCCTTACATCATAAATGCTGCTGCGCAATAATAAAGGACTGTCAAGATTCAAGAAGATGCCGTACGCTTCCTCATTTGATGAACGGAAGTCTCCTACTACCTATCAAACGACGACTCGTTACCGCGTGTTGTGTTCTCTTTGCCCGCTAGCTTCTTGCTTGGGATCAAAGTGCAAAGGTATGGCAAAGCTCATAAATGCATATAGGATATACCAAGAAGGGACTCTCAAGCAGGAATCTCAGTATCATTAGTTCGTAAACGTAGCTGTCCAAACCATAACGAAACCAATTAAATGTTCAGGGCGGCAACCGGCATTTTCTTGATCggcgccttcttcttcttcttcagtggGGTGATTGCGACGGACGAAGATAAACAATGCCTTTCAGCTTGTTCAGATTGGTCAGTGGTGTTAGGCTACTGTAGGGGACAATATAAGGAAACCAGTGAGTGACAAATTAGAAACATGGAGGGTCAGggtatgatgatgaaagaagaacgtCGCTGACCGTTCTGTGCAGCGGTGCAGCAATTCAATTTAACTTACATGAACGACTTTATTGGTTGTCTTTGTGAAGGACAGACTTATGCTGGTACACTGGGGAACGAAACAATCACGGGATCTGCTGGAATCTGCGAGAGCTGCCAGACGACACCTGCACTGATCCAGGAGAATCTTCAGGTAGATAACAGATACTTTTGCTCGCTTCCGTCGCTTGCTGCTCACTGCTTGATTTCTCAACACAGGACTTTCTCCGACTATGCTCAATCCAATCGGCAAATGGTACATCTTTCAATGCTACTATCTTTCGACCTCAGGGGTATGAGACGGCGGAGGATACATCGAAGGATGCGGTGGTTGGAAAAGGTGTCCAGACTTTGGCAAAGGCGACATTGTTATGTTGGATGGGCACACTCTTGATggcattcttctttggcgTCACGGCTTTATAGATGGTGAAAGGGACCCAAGCAATTGATGAACAATGAAAAGGACATCGATAGTATATGGCGATAGAGCTTGAACTGCGTCTTGATTGAACGATATATAATAGATAGATTTGCGATAAGTACGAAGTAGACAGACGTTTTGTTGGGTGCAGCAATGCCACGATCACACTAAGAGTCTGCTGACGTTTTGCTAAGTCCTTGGCTATTTCTCCATTTCAAAATGCACCTTTGTTTGTTATTTCAACGGCATATCCAATGGCCCATCCCTGTTCCTCATTTTCACCCTAAACTCAGCGTTGTCGTCGAAGGATCGAACGAACGAGATCTCAGCTCTTGCTCGATCGCGTTTTCTAGATCTTccctcaatcttctcattcAGTGCCAAATGGCCAGCAACCTTCACGGCTGGGCATTCTTCATTGGGCTGCGGTTATATAGGACACAATTAGATGCATGTATGTCACGAAAACGCTGCTTACTACGTAGTACACAAACACCTCAACGCCGCAGACACCGCGCTTCAACGAATGCTCCGTTCACTCATCTGCTTCGTGCCCTTTCTCATAGCCATATTCCTTACTCTTGCGGTATCATTGGCAGACGCTTCACAAGAACAATGTGTGATGGCCTGCACAAATTGGTCTCGTGTGATAGAACACTGCCGATGGGAGTATATAAACCGATGTAAGTAGGCGCTCTTGCATTTGACGATTCAACTGATGTGCAAGAACAGTCAAGCATAACCAACATAATTATAATTACAACAACAAATTCGTTGGCTGTCTTTGCAGAGGGGAAACTGCAGCTGGGAGTATAGGCAACAATACCATCTCTGCATCTGTCGGTGTCTGCTTGAACTGCCATACTACTCCAGGGTTAGTGAAGAGAGATCTGAGAGTAAGCATAATCGTATCAAGTCAGAAGCAAGCGCTGGTGGTGGCTTAACCTGTTTCGGAATCGGTCTAGGATCTCCTCCAATTATGCACCGTGCAGGCACAGAATGGAACAGCAGCCGATGCTTTGCATTACAGGCCTCAAGGTTACCACACGAATATCACTGAACCGCAGCCTTATGAGTATCAATATTAAAGTCATCCATTACTCTTCAAAGTGGCATCAGCAAGACAGCAAAACTATGCCTCCCCATCCTCTACCAGGATGAGCTTGTGCTGCTTTACTGGCCTTTACTACTTTCTAATAAGAAAAGATCATCCTTCATCGTAGTGGGTAAAAGTTGTCATCATGTATCGCCGAGTTTCATAGGTAGTGTGTGGTGAAGAAGTGTTGCTTGCAGTAATCATTCAGTTAGGCACGTCGTATGTTCGTATCATGGGTAATAGAGGAGCTGCGCTGTAATAGAGGTGGCTTCCGCTGGAGATGTCCTGCGCTGCGGCAGCAAAGGCCTGTGTTCGCATCGGAATATGACGGCAAGGCCTTGGCAATGTTCGGTTACACTTTTATCATAGGCCTTGCCGACCTTCTGAGGACCTGTAAATTCCCTTTTGAGAAGACCTCGGCAGCTGCACGAAGGCCTCCCAAAACCGTGTTGTAGACCTGATCAAGATGAAAGAACGATAGGAAAAAGGCGAGGCGGACGGGCctattatttatttatttgtCCTTCTGAACGTGCTGGAGAAATTGATGGAAATTTATTTTCGACTGTGCACGCCATTTTTGTCCCACCCTACTTGTTGTTGCCACGGCCTTCTTCGGCATTCCTGCTATACTGCGCTTCGTTATATTATCAATAGATTCCAGTTCTATACATAGCGATTCCTTTTACATCTCATCTGCGCATAATAATTTGTACCCATGTGTCACATTATAATACCACGAACATCCCTCATCATGCGAACATTCTTCTCACCGTATTCCTGCTCGAGCCAACTAATTTCTGCGCCAATAAAATGACCTCCTTAACTCGGCTGCTCACTCTCACTTTCTGGCTGGTTCTTCTCGGCTTAGACATCATCAGAGCTACTGATGCGGACACCTGTATGTCAGCATGCACGGATTGGGCGGTTGTCATGCTGTACTGTCGGTGGGAATATGCTGATAGATGTGAGTACACCCTTGCCAAGAGAATTCTGCAGACAACACAGGAGGCATGATAGATGGATCGCCAAACAGGAAGATCAATTTTTATCCAACAAGTATCAAGCAAATGCTGACCAACCAGCGGTTTTAATAGTCACTACCAACCAGGATGACTACATTTATAACAACCAATTTGTCGCATGCTTGTGCCAAGGGCAAACGGCCAGTACTGCTGCATTGGGCAATTCGACCATTTCTGCATCTGCTTCTACATGCTCAACCTGTGCAACGACACCGAGTCTTATCGTTCAGAACATCAATGTGGGTGTTATCGCGGGAATGAAGGGAATCCCTTCACTGCCAGAGGTCTTTGTACATTTGCTCACTGTCCCTTGTAGGATTTCCTTGACATATGTACTGTCCAAGCTCAGAATGGAACAGCCAGCGGGGCACTGACTTACCGTCCTCAAGTGTACAACACAAATACGACCGATCCCCAGCCTGCAGAATATTACTCATAGGTACATTGGCGTGTGGGACTTGTGGGAAGAGCGTTGATAAAGCAAGGTCGATTGCCGACAAATCCGGACTCTAAAAGGCGGTGTATTTGATGCCCTTCAGTATTCTGCGTATGATAACAGTAGTGCTCAGCGTCATGTAGCAGGAGCATTTGTAGACTATACGCAAGTGATATTGATATGGCGCGAGGGAAAGGATTATCCTAGATGCAGATGAACGATCTTTTTATTTGTGCCTTCCGTGCAGCGTATCAGACTTTGGCGAAGATTTCGCTAGCGTAGGATCGACAGATGAGATCTTGGCCATTCAGGAGATGCAGTCTACTACTGTGGCCATTACAATGTAGAGCCATAACATGAAGTTACGACAAAGGATCTGAAGTTACGACAAAGGATCTCCCTCCCtatggaaaagaagcaCAGAAGAGACATCACCGATATCAATTTACCCTTAGACAGCGTGACGGAGATGAGGTCTGGCCGAAGTGATGTTAATCAGAGGGATGAACCTATGTTCACATGCGCTGTGATTCTCGCGTTTTCTTAAATTAATCATTATCGACTCTCAAAAACAGCGTGTGGCTTTTCATCACAGCTAATTAAACGATGAGAGTGGTCAGCTTGTCTCGCATGCTCCCATTTAGCCCAACACTCCCAGAGCTACATCATACAGAAGACCAGCAAGACGTCCTGTTGGAGTGGAAGAAAGCGTCTCTTCCCCGTTTCATTATCCTTATTACAAAATGCTTGATCCCACCTTTACTCGTTTTCGCACTTATACTCACCCTAAtttccctccttctgccTACGGTGAAGCATCATGAGACGACCTTCTTTTCTATTCAACCCATCGGTCACGCAAGAAAAGTCACAGCCGGTAGCCTGCCAGTAAACtcgacatcatcatcattgtcACCGTTGAGGGCCTCTGCCGTGGCAGCCATCAGGGACATCAAACAGGAGTTGGAGGAAACGAGTCCTGGGAACGACATCGTAAACGCTACCAAAACCATTGTACAGTCAGGGAACGTGAGGCTGGAAGAATGGTTGGGCATCAATGGACCGAGTATCTTCGTTGGAGCTTTACGTGAGGACATTTATTCGACGCAGAAACAATCACTTACACGGTTTTGATCGCTAGGTATCTGCTCAAGGATGAAGGCCAACGAGTCAATTATGTGTACTTCTTCGGGGGAAGCGGCTTATCGTAAGTACGCTTATGATCTGCCTATTTTTGTCTCACTCTGCTTTCAGATGCAGCTTTCTTGCCCCTTTCCCTCGGGAAGGCACTTATTGTTCTCCCACCGTCCCCCTTTTCACCAATACTTCTCTTACTATCTGGGATTCTCACTCTCATATCCGTGCTGATATTTATTGTGGGCCTAATATCGTGGCATCTACCGCGCCTCGCTCTTTTAAGGCAAAAGTCTCATCTTGAAGCTGTACCCCATCGGCCAGATTATCCCAGGGATATTGATTCCGTAAGACCGCTAGTACATGAAGACGGGGCGGATGATAAGGGAAAGAGCGTAGCGAGCTTCAAGTGGGGCAACGGCCCACATCCGGCATTTTTCTGTACGGTCCTGAGCGCTTTGGGGGTAGCAGGGGGTGCGATGATGGAGTTGAGAGACGTGAGTAAGGCGCGGGAACAGTGGGACGATATACAAGCTTGGGAGGTTGGGTTGGAATTCAGGCTGGGAACGTTGACATATTGTAGGTATATTGTTGTGAACAGTGGTCAAAGCTGA from Cryptococcus neoformans var. neoformans B-3501A chromosome 9, whole genome shotgun sequence carries:
- a CDS encoding hypothetical protein (Match to ESTs gb|CF194111.1|CF194111, gb|CF192764.1|CF192764; HMMPfam hit to CFEM, CFEM domain, score: 42.4, E(): 1.3e-09) translates to MRVTTLVSAASLLAVATATPLVVRQNATAPQCAEDCFADVDTIESICSSGDVACYCTDPMIVGYLRSCLSSSCSTENVNNAIYYGEEVCAANGADVSMRDDGSSTTGSSSATAGSTPSSTSSSYESISSASETTFTSANSAAASESLSVSGTESAPIAAQTSQVSSSETPTTKSASTSVGETSSVSSSVVDETTSTNSATSESQTSSSSSEESSAVAAASTSTSASASVSSPTSTSSSSSSSSAPSSTSSESDASSNVASTVSLITSASSETATTAASGLAASSVSTSSGERMIAGTTGVMVATMLALFVI